In Streptantibioticus cattleyicolor NRRL 8057 = DSM 46488, a genomic segment contains:
- a CDS encoding MFS transporter has protein sequence MRSPGAWTFLLPGFVARQPFAMLTIGIVLLVEHTSGSYGTAGAVSAVTGVSMALFAPQSGKLADRFGQSAVLLPGVLVHAASVALLIALALGHAPLWALLAAAVPSGASVPQVGPMVRARWADRLGGTPLMATAAAFESVTDEFTFVIGPVLATALCTSVHPAAGLVAEAGLTLLGGLFFAAQRRTAPKPGPRVAGERGTRVSALSVPGVRVLAGAFLGIGAVFGGMQVSLTAFTQSIGEPGINGLLYGTFAAGNMLTGVVCGAIAWKSTPQRRLLTAYPLLALACTPLWALHSVPLLGGAGLLVGLCIAPSLITGYTLVETLVPASARTEAFTWLTGAVGLGQAAASTVAGQLADHLGPSTGFLVPLAGTAVAALVLVALRGRLAARASVQG, from the coding sequence CTGCGCTCCCCGGGCGCCTGGACGTTCCTGCTCCCCGGCTTCGTCGCCCGTCAGCCGTTCGCGATGCTCACCATCGGCATCGTGCTGCTGGTGGAACACACCTCCGGCTCGTACGGCACGGCCGGCGCGGTCTCCGCGGTCACCGGTGTGTCGATGGCGCTCTTCGCACCGCAGAGCGGCAAGCTGGCCGACCGCTTCGGGCAGAGCGCGGTGCTGCTGCCGGGCGTGCTGGTGCACGCCGCCTCGGTGGCGCTGCTGATCGCCCTGGCGCTGGGGCACGCCCCGCTGTGGGCGCTGCTGGCCGCCGCGGTGCCCTCGGGCGCCTCGGTGCCGCAGGTCGGGCCGATGGTGCGGGCCCGCTGGGCGGACCGGCTGGGCGGCACCCCGCTGATGGCGACGGCCGCCGCGTTCGAGTCGGTGACGGACGAGTTCACCTTCGTGATCGGACCGGTGCTGGCGACCGCGCTGTGCACCTCGGTGCACCCGGCCGCCGGGCTGGTCGCCGAGGCGGGGCTGACGCTCCTGGGCGGCCTGTTCTTCGCCGCGCAGCGCCGTACCGCGCCCAAGCCCGGCCCGCGCGTCGCCGGGGAACGCGGCACCCGCGTCTCGGCGCTGTCGGTACCGGGGGTACGGGTGCTGGCCGGCGCGTTCCTGGGCATCGGCGCGGTCTTCGGCGGCATGCAGGTGTCGCTGACCGCGTTCACCCAGTCGATAGGCGAGCCGGGCATCAACGGGCTGCTGTACGGCACGTTCGCGGCCGGGAACATGCTCACCGGGGTGGTGTGCGGCGCGATCGCCTGGAAGTCGACGCCGCAGCGCCGGCTGCTGACCGCCTACCCGCTGCTGGCGCTGGCGTGCACCCCGCTGTGGGCGCTGCACTCGGTGCCGCTGCTGGGTGGTGCGGGGCTGCTGGTCGGGCTGTGCATCGCGCCGTCGCTGATCACCGGTTACACCCTGGTGGAGACGCTGGTGCCGGCCTCGGCGCGCACGGAGGCGTTCACCTGGCTGACCGGTGCGGTGGGGCTGGGGCAGGCCGCGGCCTCCACGGTGGCCGGTCAGCTCGCGGACCACCTCGGCCCGAGCACCGGTTTCCTGGTGCCGCTGGCCGGTACCGCGGTGGCCGCGCTGGTGCTGGTGGCGCTGCGCGGACGGCTGGCGGCGCGGGCGTCGGTCCAGGGGTGA
- a CDS encoding potassium/proton antiporter, translating into MSVDRLNQILLVSAAVLLVAVAAVRVSSRSGLPSLLIYLGLGVVMGQDGIGVRFNDAQLTQVLGYAALVVILAEGGLGTKWKEIRPAVPAAVALSTAGVAISVGVTAAAAHYLTGLDWRPSLIIGAVVSSTDAAAVFSVLRKVPLPARLNGVLEAESGFNDAPVVILVVAFSSAGPVDHWYVLIATIAAELAIGAAVGLAVGKLGALALRHVALPASGLYPIAVMALAVLAYAGGALAHGSGFLAVYLASLVLGNAALPHRPATRGFAEGVAWLAQIGMFVLLGLLVNPRELGEDLIPAIVIGVALTLVARPLSVTATLAPLRIRWREQVLLSWAGLRGAVPIVLATIPVVHQVADSHRIFNIVFVLVIVSTLVQGPTLPWLATRLRLGTPEAAADLGIESAPLERLRGHLLSVSIPERSRMHGVEVGELRLPSGSGVTLVVREGKSFVPGPETVLRRGDELLVVATDQVRDAAERRLRAVGSGGKLAGWLGTPAEDRRRT; encoded by the coding sequence CTGTCTGTCGACCGCCTCAACCAGATCCTGCTGGTCTCCGCAGCGGTACTGCTGGTCGCCGTAGCGGCGGTCAGGGTGTCGTCCCGAAGCGGCCTGCCGAGCCTGCTGATCTATCTCGGCCTCGGTGTCGTGATGGGTCAGGACGGCATCGGGGTGCGGTTCAACGACGCCCAGCTGACACAGGTGTTGGGGTACGCGGCGCTGGTGGTGATCCTCGCCGAGGGCGGTCTGGGCACCAAGTGGAAAGAGATCAGACCGGCGGTGCCGGCCGCGGTGGCGCTCTCCACCGCGGGGGTGGCGATCAGCGTCGGGGTCACCGCCGCCGCCGCGCACTACCTGACGGGTCTCGACTGGCGGCCGTCGCTCATCATCGGCGCGGTGGTCTCCTCCACGGACGCCGCCGCGGTCTTCTCGGTGCTGCGCAAGGTGCCGCTGCCGGCCCGGCTCAACGGCGTCCTGGAGGCCGAGTCCGGCTTCAACGACGCCCCGGTGGTGATCCTGGTCGTCGCCTTCAGCTCGGCCGGCCCGGTGGACCACTGGTACGTGCTGATCGCCACGATCGCCGCGGAGCTGGCCATCGGCGCGGCGGTGGGCCTGGCCGTCGGCAAGCTGGGCGCGCTCGCGCTGCGCCATGTCGCGCTGCCCGCCTCCGGTCTGTATCCGATAGCGGTGATGGCGCTGGCGGTGCTGGCGTACGCCGGGGGCGCGCTGGCGCACGGCAGCGGCTTCCTCGCGGTCTACCTGGCGTCGCTGGTGCTGGGCAACGCCGCGCTGCCGCACCGGCCGGCCACCCGTGGCTTCGCCGAGGGGGTGGCGTGGCTGGCCCAGATCGGCATGTTCGTGCTGCTGGGGCTGCTGGTCAACCCGCGTGAGCTGGGCGAGGACCTGATCCCGGCGATCGTCATCGGGGTGGCGCTGACGCTGGTGGCCCGGCCGCTGTCGGTGACGGCGACGCTGGCGCCGCTGCGGATCCGGTGGCGGGAGCAGGTGCTGCTGTCCTGGGCCGGGCTGCGCGGGGCGGTGCCGATCGTGCTGGCCACCATCCCGGTGGTGCACCAGGTGGCGGACAGCCACCGGATCTTCAACATCGTCTTCGTGCTGGTGATCGTCTCCACCCTGGTGCAGGGGCCCACCCTGCCCTGGCTCGCCACCCGGCTGCGGCTGGGCACCCCGGAGGCCGCCGCCGACCTGGGCATAGAGTCCGCGCCGCTGGAACGGCTGCGCGGGCACCTGCTGTCGGTGTCGATACCGGAGCGCTCCCGGATGCACGGCGTGGAGGTGGGCGAGCTGCGGCTGCCGTCCGGCTCCGGGGTGACCCTGGTGGTGCGGGAGGGCAAGAGCTTCGTCCCCGGGCCGGAGACCGTGCTGCGGCGCGGTGACGAGCTGCTGGTGGTCGCCACCGACCAGGTCCGCGACGCGGCGGAACGGCGGCTGCGGGCGGTCGGCAGCGGCGGCAAGCTGGCCGGCTGGCTGGGCACCCCGGCGGAGGACCGGCGGCGGACGTGA
- a CDS encoding FmdB family zinc ribbon protein, translated as MPTYQYQCTECGEGLEAVQKFSDDALTECPSCQGRLRKVFSAVGVVFKGSGFYRTDSRGSSSSSSPAAKSGSSNGSDAKSSSSSGSSSSGSSGSSSAASTSSAA; from the coding sequence GTGCCGACCTACCAGTACCAGTGCACCGAGTGCGGCGAGGGCCTCGAGGCGGTGCAGAAGTTCAGCGACGACGCGCTCACCGAGTGCCCGAGCTGCCAGGGCCGCCTGCGCAAGGTCTTCTCCGCGGTGGGTGTCGTCTTCAAGGGTTCCGGCTTCTACCGGACCGACAGCCGCGGTTCCTCGTCCAGCAGCAGCCCGGCCGCCAAGTCCGGCTCCTCGAACGGCTCGGACGCCAAGTCCTCGTCCTCGTCGGGCTCGTCGTCCTCCGGGTCGTCGGGCTCGTCGTCGGCCGCGAGCACCAGCTCCGCCGCCTGA
- a CDS encoding 5-formyltetrahydrofolate cyclo-ligase: MDSSVDGAGTPGGGGPAADKGALRAQLLRRRRALSARERSAAERALAARALTLPEIATAGTVAAYVSVGGEPGTRQLLETLRERGTRVLLPVLLGDNDLDWAVYEGPGSLLPAGRGLLEPAQPPLGPDAVLAADVVLLPGLAVDAGGMRLGRGGGSYDRVLERLERAGAEPLLVVLLYAHEVVERLPAEAHDRPVHAVVTPEGAGRFTV; encoded by the coding sequence GTGGACTCGAGCGTGGACGGTGCCGGAACACCGGGTGGCGGCGGCCCGGCGGCGGACAAGGGGGCGCTGCGCGCGCAGCTGCTGCGGCGCCGGCGCGCGCTGTCGGCGCGGGAACGTTCCGCCGCCGAGCGGGCACTGGCCGCGCGGGCGCTGACCCTGCCGGAGATCGCCACGGCCGGCACGGTGGCGGCCTACGTCTCGGTGGGCGGCGAGCCCGGTACCCGGCAGCTGCTGGAGACGCTGCGGGAACGCGGGACGCGGGTACTGCTGCCGGTACTGCTCGGCGACAACGACCTGGACTGGGCGGTGTACGAGGGCCCCGGGTCGCTGCTGCCGGCCGGACGCGGACTGCTGGAGCCGGCGCAGCCGCCGCTCGGCCCGGACGCGGTGCTCGCGGCCGACGTGGTGCTGCTGCCGGGGCTGGCGGTGGACGCGGGCGGGATGCGGCTCGGCCGCGGCGGGGGCAGCTACGACCGGGTGCTGGAACGGCTGGAGCGGGCCGGGGCGGAGCCGTTGCTGGTGGTGCTGCTCTACGCGCACGAGGTGGTCGAGCGGCTGCCGGCCGAGGCGCACGACCGTCCGGTGCACGCCGTGGTGACGCCGGAGGGGGCCGGACGGTTCACCGTCTGA
- a CDS encoding penicillin acylase family protein: protein MPANPSGPPAKKKGRRARLVVILVVLLLVAGIGYGSYWSVSTVRASFPVTTGTLKLNGLTAPVQVKRDDHGIPQIYADDAADLFRAQGYVQAQDRFWEMDVRRHLTAGRLSEMFGSGQVENDAFIRTLGWRRVAQQEWDTQLSPTAKAYLRAYSDGVNAYLSGHHGSALSVEYAVLGLTHSYTPERWTPVDSISWLKAMAWDLRSNIKDEIDRALMTSRLTPAQIAQLYPEYPYGRNRPITGGGSVTPDGSEYVPAGRTATGGGQTTSQRYPNAQLSALSRTIDQLPALLGPSGNGIGSNSWVVSGTYTTTGKPMLANDPHLAPQMPSLWYQMGLHCRTVNAACPYDVSGYTFSGMPGVVIGHNQDIAWGMTNMGADVTDLYLEKVTADSYLYDGKQVPFRTRQETIKVAGGSSRVITVRETRDGMPLISDRSDEMAEVGQNAPVGQTAPDRRDGYAVALRWTALTPGKTMEAVFELDRATDFTHFRKAAQDFAVPAQNLVYADTRNNIGYQAPGMIPVRHKVTGGIPDDGRYPVPGWDPDYRWTGYIPAAALPWEYNPKRGYIVTANQAVTDKKYPYLLTDDWGYGTRSQRINDLIASKIAGGGKISMDDMQSMQMDDSSEIAKLLVPYLLKVDISDPYVRQAQQLLEGWDFNQDGDSAAAAYFNAVWRNVLKLAFGNKLPKEVRPKGQCLRVPPAGGSGPVDDLGTPKLVTECGQRDPAEAQPDGGDRWFEVVRAILPDATNPWWNTSTTGAKNGTDRDQLLAKAMKDARWELTSKLGKDINTWSWGRLHKMTLRNQTLGTQGPAIVKWLLNRGPWQLGGGEAAVNATGWNAAAGYDVVWVPSMRMIVSLDDFDKSRWINLTGASGHAYDAHYSDQTAMWVDGQLLPWAYSGGAVDKAAQDKLTLTP from the coding sequence ATGCCCGCCAACCCCTCCGGCCCGCCCGCGAAGAAGAAGGGCCGCCGCGCACGACTCGTCGTGATCCTCGTGGTGCTCCTGCTCGTGGCAGGCATCGGCTACGGGTCGTACTGGAGCGTCAGTACGGTCCGAGCCTCGTTCCCGGTGACCACCGGCACCCTGAAGCTCAACGGGCTCACCGCGCCGGTCCAGGTCAAACGTGACGACCACGGGATTCCGCAGATCTACGCGGACGACGCCGCCGACCTCTTCCGCGCCCAGGGCTACGTCCAGGCCCAGGACCGCTTCTGGGAGATGGACGTGCGCCGCCACCTGACGGCGGGCCGGTTGTCCGAGATGTTCGGTTCCGGGCAGGTGGAGAACGACGCGTTCATCCGCACCCTCGGCTGGCGCCGCGTCGCCCAGCAGGAATGGGACACCCAGCTGTCCCCCACCGCCAAGGCGTACCTGCGGGCCTACTCCGACGGCGTCAACGCCTACCTGTCCGGCCACCACGGATCCGCCCTGTCGGTGGAGTACGCGGTGCTGGGGCTGACGCACAGCTACACCCCGGAGCGGTGGACCCCGGTCGACTCGATCTCCTGGCTCAAGGCGATGGCCTGGGACCTGCGGAGCAACATCAAGGACGAGATCGACCGCGCCCTGATGACCAGCCGGTTGACCCCGGCCCAGATAGCGCAGCTGTACCCCGAGTACCCGTACGGCCGCAACCGCCCGATCACCGGCGGCGGTTCGGTCACCCCGGACGGCTCCGAGTACGTGCCGGCCGGCCGCACCGCCACCGGGGGCGGCCAGACCACCTCGCAGCGCTACCCGAACGCGCAGCTGTCCGCGCTCAGCCGCACCATCGACCAGCTGCCCGCGCTCCTCGGCCCCTCCGGCAACGGCATCGGCTCCAACTCCTGGGTGGTTTCCGGCACGTACACCACCACCGGCAAGCCGATGCTCGCCAACGACCCGCACCTGGCGCCCCAGATGCCGTCGCTGTGGTACCAGATGGGGCTGCACTGCCGCACCGTGAACGCCGCCTGCCCCTACGACGTCTCCGGCTACACCTTCTCCGGCATGCCCGGCGTGGTCATCGGCCACAACCAGGACATCGCCTGGGGCATGACCAACATGGGCGCCGACGTCACCGACCTGTACCTGGAGAAGGTCACCGCCGACAGCTACCTGTACGACGGCAAGCAGGTGCCGTTCCGGACCCGGCAGGAGACCATCAAGGTGGCCGGCGGCAGCAGCCGGGTGATCACCGTGCGGGAGACCAGGGACGGCATGCCGCTGATCTCCGACCGCAGCGACGAGATGGCCGAGGTGGGCCAGAACGCCCCCGTCGGCCAGACCGCCCCCGACCGCCGCGACGGCTACGCGGTGGCGCTGCGCTGGACCGCGCTGACCCCGGGGAAGACGATGGAGGCCGTCTTCGAGCTCGACCGGGCCACCGACTTCACCCACTTCCGCAAGGCCGCCCAGGACTTCGCGGTGCCCGCGCAGAACCTCGTCTACGCCGACACCAGGAACAACATCGGCTACCAGGCGCCCGGCATGATCCCGGTCCGCCACAAGGTCACCGGCGGCATCCCCGACGACGGCCGCTACCCGGTGCCCGGCTGGGACCCCGACTACCGCTGGACCGGCTACATCCCGGCCGCCGCGCTCCCTTGGGAGTACAACCCCAAGCGCGGCTACATCGTCACCGCCAACCAGGCCGTCACCGACAAGAAGTACCCCTACCTGCTCACCGACGACTGGGGCTACGGCACCCGCAGCCAGCGCATCAACGACCTGATCGCCTCCAAGATCGCCGGTGGCGGCAAGATCTCCATGGACGACATGCAGTCCATGCAGATGGACGACAGCAGCGAGATCGCCAAGCTGCTCGTGCCCTACCTGCTCAAGGTCGACATCTCCGACCCCTACGTCCGCCAGGCCCAGCAGCTGCTGGAGGGCTGGGACTTCAACCAGGACGGCGACTCCGCGGCGGCGGCCTACTTCAACGCCGTGTGGCGCAACGTCCTCAAACTCGCCTTCGGCAACAAGCTGCCCAAGGAGGTCCGCCCCAAGGGCCAGTGCCTGCGCGTACCGCCCGCCGGCGGCTCCGGCCCGGTGGACGACCTGGGCACCCCCAAGCTGGTCACCGAATGCGGTCAGCGCGACCCCGCCGAGGCGCAGCCGGACGGCGGCGACCGCTGGTTCGAGGTGGTCCGCGCGATCCTGCCGGACGCCACCAACCCGTGGTGGAACACCTCCACCACCGGCGCCAAGAACGGCACCGACCGCGACCAGCTGCTCGCCAAGGCCATGAAGGACGCCCGCTGGGAGCTGACCTCCAAGCTCGGCAAGGACATCAACACCTGGAGCTGGGGCCGGCTGCACAAGATGACGCTGCGCAACCAGACCCTGGGCACCCAGGGCCCGGCCATCGTCAAGTGGCTGCTCAACCGCGGCCCCTGGCAACTCGGCGGCGGTGAGGCCGCGGTGAACGCCACCGGCTGGAACGCGGCGGCCGGCTACGACGTCGTCTGGGTGCCGTCGATGCGGATGATCGTCAGCCTCGACGACTTCGACAAGTCCCGCTGGATCAACCTCACCGGCGCCTCCGGCCACGCCTACGACGCCCACTACTCCGACCAGACCGCGATGTGGGTCGACGGGCAGCTGCTGCCCTGGGCCTACAGCGGCGGCGCGGTGGACAAGGCCGCCCAGGACAAGCTGACGCTGACGCCGTAG
- the galU gene encoding UTP--glucose-1-phosphate uridylyltransferase GalU, translating to MTLARPRISKAVIPAAGLGTRFLPATKATPKEMLPVVDKPAIQYVVEEAVAAKLTDVLMVTGRNKRPLEDHFDRNYELEEALTRKGDDSRLARVQESTDLATVHYVRQGAPKGLGHAVLCAEPHVADQPFAVLLGDDLIDPRDPLLQRMIDAQERYGGSVVALMEVDPAQIHLYGCAAVEELPGDGDVVRVTDLVEKPSAADAPSAYAVIGRYVLDPGVFDVLRQTPPGRGGEIQLTDALRVLADSEVPGGPVHGVLFSGRRYDTGDRADYLRAIVRLACEREDLGPDFRSWLRRYVTEEMQP from the coding sequence ATGACACTCGCGCGCCCCCGGATCAGCAAGGCTGTCATCCCCGCCGCCGGTCTCGGCACCCGGTTCCTGCCGGCCACCAAGGCGACCCCCAAGGAGATGCTGCCGGTCGTGGACAAGCCGGCGATCCAGTACGTCGTCGAGGAGGCCGTGGCAGCCAAGCTGACCGACGTCCTGATGGTCACCGGCCGCAACAAGCGCCCGCTGGAGGACCACTTCGACCGCAACTACGAGCTGGAGGAGGCGCTCACCCGCAAGGGCGACGACTCCCGGCTCGCCCGGGTGCAGGAGTCCACCGACCTGGCCACCGTGCACTACGTCCGCCAGGGCGCGCCCAAGGGCCTCGGCCACGCCGTGCTCTGCGCCGAGCCGCACGTGGCCGACCAGCCGTTCGCCGTCCTCCTCGGCGACGACCTGATCGACCCCCGCGATCCGCTGCTCCAGCGCATGATCGACGCACAGGAACGTTACGGCGGCAGTGTCGTCGCGCTGATGGAGGTCGATCCGGCCCAGATCCACCTGTACGGCTGCGCGGCCGTCGAGGAGCTGCCCGGCGACGGGGACGTGGTGCGGGTGACCGATCTGGTGGAGAAGCCCAGCGCCGCCGACGCCCCCTCCGCCTACGCGGTGATCGGCCGCTACGTCCTCGACCCCGGCGTCTTCGACGTGCTCCGCCAGACCCCGCCCGGACGCGGCGGCGAGATCCAGCTCACCGACGCCCTGCGGGTGCTCGCCGACTCCGAGGTGCCCGGCGGTCCGGTGCACGGGGTGCTCTTCTCGGGGCGGCGCTATGACACCGGCGACCGCGCCGACTATCTTCGTGCGATCGTACGACTCGCCTGCGAACGCGAAGACCTGGGGCCCGACTTCAGGTCCTGGCTTCGCCGTTACGTCACGGAGGAAATGCAACCGTGA